The following are encoded in a window of Pseudomonadota bacterium genomic DNA:
- a CDS encoding N-acetyltransferase, translating to MDIAIRNETEKDFHEVEELTREAFWNLYFPGCNEHYLVHQMRNHPDFIKELDFVAEYNGKIVGNIMYTKAWLINENRQEKEIISFGPLSVLPEYQRKGIGSSLISHTKDIALTKGIKGIVILGDPHNYCKHGFKSGKDQNISDMNGEYPYGMLALELEERAFEGHKWKFKYSDAFNINEEDTESFDKNFKRKEKDYKYSQEIFSIAFRSYIK from the coding sequence ATGGATATTGCGATTCGAAATGAAACAGAAAAAGATTTTCACGAAGTTGAAGAATTAACAAGGGAGGCTTTTTGGAATTTATATTTCCCGGGATGCAATGAGCATTATTTAGTTCACCAAATGAGGAATCATCCAGATTTTATAAAGGAGCTTGATTTTGTTGCAGAATACAACGGAAAAATAGTTGGAAACATAATGTATACAAAAGCATGGTTGATCAATGAAAATAGGCAAGAAAAAGAGATTATAAGCTTTGGCCCTCTCAGTGTTCTTCCAGAATATCAGCGCAAAGGCATTGGTAGCTCATTGATTAGCCATACAAAAGATATTGCTCTCACAAAGGGTATAAAGGGTATAGTGATATTAGGTGATCCGCACAATTATTGTAAACATGGTTTTAAAAGTGGCAAAGATCAAAATATTAGTGATATGAATGGGGAATACCCTTATGGAATGCTCGCTCTTGAATTAGAAGAACGGGCATTTGAAGGACATAAATGGAAATTTAAATACAGTGATGCATTTAATATAAATGAAGAAGATACTGAGAGTTTTGATAAAAATTTTAAGAGAAAAGAAAAGGATTATAAATATTCGCAA
- a CDS encoding HNH endonuclease signature motif containing protein — translation MPEYPEGYRNPKVALRKTKEYYRCSRVKAWVLWQARWQCEGCKEGAPFTDSRGMPYLEAHHIISLSAEGPDIVENCVALCPNCHREAHLGSRASQLIPLLEEAIRQRVKGRKWKS, via the coding sequence ATGCCAGAGTATCCGGAAGGATATAGGAACCCCAAGGTGGCTCTACGCAAAACTAAGGAATACTATCGTTGCTCAAGGGTTAAGGCTTGGGTGCTATGGCAAGCGAGGTGGCAATGCGAAGGCTGCAAGGAAGGTGCTCCATTTACAGATTCGAGAGGTATGCCATATCTGGAAGCGCACCATATTATTAGCCTCTCGGCGGAGGGTCCGGACATTGTAGAAAATTGTGTCGCCTTGTGTCCCAATTGCCATAGGGAAGCGCATCTAGGTAGTAGAGCGTCGCAATTGATTCCCCTCTTGGAGGAAGCAATAAGGCAACGTGTGAAGGGAAGGAAATGGAAAAGCTAA